One genomic window of Struthio camelus isolate bStrCam1 chromosome 1, bStrCam1.hap1, whole genome shotgun sequence includes the following:
- the SPIC gene encoding transcription factor Spi-C isoform X1: MSCPDQDILGQAFEDALEVLQQHSDAEMQYSPGYRNCLTVINHHPHFRASPSYSAAPSAEDPGYSWRNVINSAADFCADETVYHTLQNIPENQVVHAAAGQPKAGKGRKKLRLFEYLHESLYDPAMANCIQWVDKPNGVFQFVSKNKEKLAELWGERKGNRKIMTYQKMARALRNYGRTGEIIKIRRKLTYQFSAVVLQRLAPSYFLGKETVYHPYIQSNQEYQCADDWISYNNYMYTNGYALQHANS; encoded by the exons ATG AGTTGTCCTGATCAAGACATACTGGGCCAGGCTTTTGAAGATGCGCTAGAGGTACTGCAACAGCATTCTGATGCTGAAATGCAATATTCACCAg GTTATAGAAATTGCCTGACTGTGATCAACCATCATCCTCACTTCCGAGCAAGTCCCAGCTACTCTGCAGCACCATCTGCAGAGGACCCAGGATATAGCTGGAGAAATGTAATA AACAGTGCAGCGGATTTTTGTGCAGATGAAACTGTCTACCACACTCTGCAGAATATTCCAGAAAACCAAGTGGTGCATGCTGCTGCTGGCCAGCCAAAAGCAGGGAAAG GTAGGAAAAAACTTCGACTGTTTGAGTACCTCCATGAGTCTCTGTATGATCCAGCTATGGCAAACTGCATCCAATGGGTGGATAAGCCCAATGGTGTCTTCCAGTTTGTCTCCAAAAACAAGGAGAAACTTGcagagctgtggggagaaagaaaaggaaaccgcAAGATCATGACATATCAGAAAATGGCCAGAGCACTGAGGAATTATGGAAGAACAGGTGAAATCATTAAAATTCGAAGGAAGCTGACATACCAGTTCAGTGCAGTTGTTTTACAGAGACTTGCTCCATCTTATTTCTTGGGAAAAGAAACAGTTTATCATCCGTACATTCAGTCTAATCAAGAATATCAGTGTGCAGATG
- the SPIC gene encoding transcription factor Spi-C isoform X2, whose product MQYSPGYRNCLTVINHHPHFRASPSYSAAPSAEDPGYSWRNVINSAADFCADETVYHTLQNIPENQVVHAAAGQPKAGKGRKKLRLFEYLHESLYDPAMANCIQWVDKPNGVFQFVSKNKEKLAELWGERKGNRKIMTYQKMARALRNYGRTGEIIKIRRKLTYQFSAVVLQRLAPSYFLGKETVYHPYIQSNQEYQCADDWISYNNYMYTNGYALQHANS is encoded by the exons ATGCAATATTCACCAg GTTATAGAAATTGCCTGACTGTGATCAACCATCATCCTCACTTCCGAGCAAGTCCCAGCTACTCTGCAGCACCATCTGCAGAGGACCCAGGATATAGCTGGAGAAATGTAATA AACAGTGCAGCGGATTTTTGTGCAGATGAAACTGTCTACCACACTCTGCAGAATATTCCAGAAAACCAAGTGGTGCATGCTGCTGCTGGCCAGCCAAAAGCAGGGAAAG GTAGGAAAAAACTTCGACTGTTTGAGTACCTCCATGAGTCTCTGTATGATCCAGCTATGGCAAACTGCATCCAATGGGTGGATAAGCCCAATGGTGTCTTCCAGTTTGTCTCCAAAAACAAGGAGAAACTTGcagagctgtggggagaaagaaaaggaaaccgcAAGATCATGACATATCAGAAAATGGCCAGAGCACTGAGGAATTATGGAAGAACAGGTGAAATCATTAAAATTCGAAGGAAGCTGACATACCAGTTCAGTGCAGTTGTTTTACAGAGACTTGCTCCATCTTATTTCTTGGGAAAAGAAACAGTTTATCATCCGTACATTCAGTCTAATCAAGAATATCAGTGTGCAGATG